Sequence from the Agrococcus sp. SL85 genome:
GTCATGGCCGCGAGCCGCGAGGCCGGCTTCGGCCCCGAGGTCAAGCGCCGCATCATCCTCGGCACCTACGCGCTCTCCGCGGGCTACTACGACGCCTACTACGGCTCGGCGCAGCAGGTGCGCACGCTCATCCAGCGCGACTTCGACGCCGCCTTCGCCGAGGCCGACGTGCTCGTGAGCCCGGCGGCGCCCACGACCGCGTTCCGCTTCGGCGAGAAGGTCGACGACCCGCTCGCGATGTACGCGAACGACATCACGACGATCCCCGCGAACCTGGCCGGCATCCCCGGCATGGCGCTGCCCATGGGCCTCGGCGACGACGGCCTGCCCGTGGGTCTGCAGCTGCTCGCGCCGCTGTTCGAGGACGAGCGGCTCTACCGCGCGGGCGCGACGATCGAGGCGCTGCTCGCCGAGCAGTGGGGCGGCATCCTCGCCCACCAGGCACCCCAGCTGACGGAGGTCGCACGATGAAGGACCGCCTGATGGACTTCGACGCCGCCCTCGAGCGGTACGAGCCGGTGCTCGGCTTCGAGGTGCACGTCGAGCTCGGCACGCGCACGAAGATGTTCTCGGCCGCGCCGAACCCCGCGCACCCGGACCACCACGACGCGGCGCCCAACACGCTCATCGACCCGCTCTCGCTCGGCCTGCCGGGCAGCCTCCCGGTCGTGAACGAGGAGGCCGTGCGGTACTCGATCTCGCTCGGCCTCGCGCTCGGCTGCGAGATCGCCGAGTCGAGCCGCTTCGCCCGGAAGAACTACTACTACCCGGACGTGCCGAAGAACTACCAGATCTCGCAGTACGACGAGCCCATCGCCTTCGAGGGGTCGGTCGAGGTGCAGCTGGCCGACGGCCGCCTGGTGACGATCCCGATCGAGCGCGCGCACATGGAGGAGGACGCCGGCAAGCTCACGCACGTGGGCGGCGCCACCGGCCGCATCCAGGGCGCCGAGTACTCGCTCGTCGACTACAACCGCGCGGGCGTGCCGCTCGTCGAGATCGTCACGAAGCCGATCTTCGGCGCCGAGCACGACGCGCCCGAGCTCGCGAAGGCGTACGTCGCCGCGATCCGCGACATCGTGCTCGCGCTCGGCATCTCCGAGGCGCGCATGGAGCGCGGCAACCTCCGCTGCGACGCCAACGTCTCGCTCCGCCCCCGCGGGCAGGAGCGACTCGGCACGCGCACCGAGACGAAGAACGTCAACTCGCTGCGCTCGGTGGAGCGCGCGGTGCGCTACGAGATCCAGCGCCAGGCCGCGATCCTCGAGGCCGGCGGCACGATCGTGCAGGAGACCCGGCACTGGCACGAGGACACCGGGCGCACGAGCGCCGGGCGCCCGAAGTCGGACGCCGACGACTACCGCTACTTCCCGGAGCCCGACCTGCTACCGGTGCAGCCGGAGCGCGCGCTCGTCGAGCAGCTGCGCGCGGCGCTGCCCGAGCAGCCCGTGGCCCGCAAGCGCCGCCTGAAGGCCGAGTGGGGCTTCACCGACCTCGAGCTCCAGGACGTCGTGAACGCCGACCTGCTCGACGCCGTGGAGGCCACGGTCGCGGCGGGCGCCGCGCCCGGCGCCGCGCGCAAGTGGTGGACGGGCGAGATCGCCCGCCTCGCCAACGAGCGAGGCGTCGCGGCGACGAGCCTCGTCTCGCCCGCGCACGTGGCCGAGCTGCAGCGCCTCGTCGACGAGGGCTCGCTCACCGACCGCCTCGCGCGGCAGGCGCTCGAGGGCGTCGTGGCGGGCGAGGGCGGCCCTGCCGAGGTCGTCGCGGCGCGCGGGCTGCAGGTCGTCAGCGACGAGGGCGCGCTCGTCGCCGCCGTCGACGAGGCCCTCGCCGCGCAGCCCGACGTGCTCGCGAAGATCCGCGACGGCAAGGCGCAGGCCGCGGGCGCCGTGATCGGCGCGGTCATGAAGGCCATGCGCGGCCAGGCGGACGCCGCACGTGTGCGCGAGATCGTGCTGGAGCGCGCGAGCAGCTGATCGCGGCGCCGCCGATGCGGGCTGAGCAAGTTCCCAGATACCTCCCAGGGTGGGGGACAACCCTTGGGGGTGGAGCGACACCATCGCTCTACCGCGGGGCCTGACCCCTTGCACCGCGGTCCTTCTTGGAAAGGACGCACATCATGGGAATCCTCGGTTGGATCGTGCTCGGCCTCATCGCCGGTGCCATCGCGAAGCTCATCCTCCCCGGCCGTCAGGGCGGCGGATGGCTCATCACGCTGATCCTCGGCGTGGTCGGCGCCCTGCTGGGCGGCTGGATCGGATCGGCGATCTTCAACGTCGGGCTCGAGGGCTTCTTCGACCTCACCACCTGGCTCCTCGCCATCGGCGGCTCGATCATCGTGCTGCTCATCTGGGGCCTCATCACGCGCAACCGCGGCAAGTCGCGGGCGTAGCAGGAGACGACGAGAGGGGCGGCCTGCGGGCCGCCCCTCTTCGCGTGCGCGGCCTGCGGGCCGCGCCTCCTCGCGTGCGCGGCGCGCGGGCCGCGCCCCCTCGCGTGCGCGGACCTAGAGGACGAGCGCCGCGAGGGCATCGAGGTGCTCGAGGTCGCGGAGGTCGAGCACCTGCAGGTAGACGCGCTCGACGCCGTCCGCAGCGAGCGCGCCGAGCCGGTCCTGGAGCTCCTGGCCCGAGCCTGCGAGGCCGTGCGCCCGCAGCTCGTCGGGCTCGCGCCCGATGGCGGCCGCGCGGCGGCGCAGCGTGGCCTCGTCGTCGCCGAGGCACGCGACGAGCGCGACGGAGCGGACGACAGGGCGCGTGCGCTCGGCGCGCTCGATGGCCTCGTCGAGGGCCGCGAAGAGCGGCCGGACGCGGTCGAAGGCGGGGAACGGCAGGTTGTGCTCGTCGGCGAACTGCGCGGCCAGGCGCGGCGTGCGGCGCTCGCCGAGCCCGCCGACGATGACGGGCAGGCGCTCCTGCACGGGCTTCGGGAGCGCGGGGGAGTCCTCGATCGCGTAGTGCTCGCCCTCGAACGAGAAGCGCGCGCCCGCGGGGGTCTCCCACATGCCGGTGACGATCGCGAGCTGCTCCTCGAGCAGGTCGAAGCGGCGCGCGGGGAAGGGGATGCCGTAGGCGCGGTGCTCCTGCTCGAACCAGCCGGTGCCGAGGCCGAGCTCCGCGCGGCCGCCCGACATCTGGTCGACGTTCGCCGCCTGCACGGCGAGGATGCCCGGAGGCCGGTAGGTGACCGAGGAGACGAGCGTGCCCAGGCGCACGCGCTCCGTGTCGCGCGCGAGGCCCGCGAGGCTCGTCCACGCGTCGGTGGGGCCGTAGCCGGGGTCGCCGTCGCCCATGCGGAGGTAGTGGTCGGAGCGGAAGAAGCCGTCGAAGCCGAGCTGCTCGGTGCGCAGCGCGACCGCGAGCAGCTCGTCGTAGGACGCGCCCTGCTGGGGCTCGGTGAAGATGCGGAAGTCCATGGCCGCAAGCCAAGCACAGCGAGCCTCGTCGACGCCCTGCGGCCGCGCGCCTAGGCTCGTGCGGTGCCGAACGACAGGAGCCGCGACCGCATGGCCACCGACTGGGGATCGTGGGGAGGCGACGTGCTCTCCGCCGAGGCGAAGGCGGCCCGGCAGGCGCCGCCGCCCGACCGCGTGCCCGCGACGCGCGGGCTCGTCGTCGAGCGGCACGACGGCTTCGTGGGCGCGGTCCTGCGGGTCGAGGGCGGGCACGTGCACCTCGAGGACCGCCGCGGTCGCGCCCGGCTCTTCCCGATGGGGCGCGGCTTCCTGCTCGACGGCGTCGAGGTGGAGCTCGTCGCGCCCGTCGCCCGGGCCGCGGCGCCCGCGCGCACGGCCTCCGGATCCCGGGCCGTCGCCGACCACCGGGCGCGCGTCGCCCTGCCGAGCCGCATCCTCGTCGAGGGCACCCACGACGCCGAGCTCGTGGAGCAGGTGTGGGGGCACGACCTGCGCGTCGAGGGCGTCGTCGTCGAGCCGCTGCACGGCGTCGACGACCTCGCGGCCGTCGTCGCGGCGTTCGCGCCCACGGCCGAGCGGCGGCTCGGCGTGCTCGTCGACCACCTCGTGCCTGGCTCGAAGGAGTCGCGCATCGCCGAGGCGGTGCAGCGCGGCCCCCACGGCGCGCACGTGCGCGTCGTCGGCCACCCGTTCATCGACATCTGGCAGGCCGTGAAGCCCGCGCGGCTCGGCATCGCCGGGTGGCCGGAGGTGCCGCGCGGCGAGGACTGGAAGCAGGGCACGCTGCGGCGGCTCGGCATGCCGAACGGCGACCAGGAGTCGGTGGCGCGGGCGTGGCAGCGCATCCGCTCGCGCGTGCGCGACTGGAACGACCTCGATCCGGCGCTCCTCGCGCGCGTCGAGGAGCTCATCGACTTCGTGACGACCAGCCGGCACTGAGCGCGGCGGTCGGCACCGCGCTGCGGCGACGCCGGATCAGCACGCCAGCGCCTCGTCGAGCGCACATCGCGGCCGGCGCCCCGCTCGGGTGCTGATCCGGCGCGGTCGCCCGTGCGTCAGCCGAGCGACGGCAGCGGCGCAACCTCGACGAGCTGCGCGAGCTTCGGGCCGCGCCCGTCGCCCGACGAGCGGCCCGTGAGCCGCCGGCCGATCCACGGCACCACGAACTCCCGGTAGTACGCGGTCGTGCGACGCCCCTCCGCGGTCGAGAGCGCCGTGAGGTCGCGCCAGTGCGGCGGCGCGTCGACGCCGAGGGCGCGGAGCACGTTCGTCGCCGCGTGCGCGTGCCCCGCCGCGTTCAGGTGCAGGCGGTCCTGCGACCAGAAGCGGGGGCTGCGCAGCTCCGGATCCGACCAGTTGTCGACGTAGGGCGCGTCGAGGTCGGCCACGCGCGACTCCACGGCCCGCGCGAGCGCGTCGCCGCGGCGCTGGAAGACCGCGCCGATGGGCATGACCTCGCTCGGGTTGCCGCCCGAGAGCAGGATGGGACGGATGCCGGCGGCCGCGATGCGGTGCGCGGCGTCGGCGAGCGCCGCACCCACCTCGTCGATCGAGACGCGGGGGCGCAGGATGTCGTTGCCGCCGCCGTTGAGGCTGATCGCGTCGGGCGCGAGCGCGATCGCCGCGTCGAGCTGCTCCGAGAGGATGCCGCCGAGCTTCCGGCCGCGGATCGCGAGGTTCGCGTAGCGGATCGGCCGCCCCTGCGCCGTCGCGAGCCCGGCGGCCACGAAGTCGGCCCAGCCGCGCACCGAGCCGTCGGGCAGCTCGTCGCCGACGCCCTCCGTGAAGCTGTCGCCGATGGCCACGAACGATCGGATCTCCTGCACCGCGACAGCCTACGACCCTCGCCCCGGGGCCCCGCCGCATCCGGGCGCGCCTTCGCACGCGCGGCGCACTAGACTCGCTGCGAACAACACGGGAGTCCGGTGCGCCGGGCTGAGAGGGAGGCCGAAGCCTCCGACCGTCGAACCTGATCCGGATCATGCCGGCGCAGGGAGGACACTCATCACCCGTGCCGTCTCGCAACGAGGAAGGCACAGCATGACCACCACCGCACCCGCGGCCACCACGGCCGCCCGCCCCCGCACGAGCCGCTGGCGCGTCGTCGACATCGTCGTCGCCGCGGTCCTCGGCGTCGCCACGGGCCTCCTGTTCGTCGTCTGGAACGGCGTCGGCGGGGCCTGGTTCGGCATCATGGACGCCGTGACGCCCGGCTTCGGCGGCCTCGCCGTCGGCATCTGGCTCATCGGCGCCGTGCTCGGCGGGCTCATCATCCGGAAGCCCGGCGCCGCGCTCTTCGTCGAGCTGCTCGCCGCCACCGTGTCGACGCTGCTCGGCAGCCAGTGGTCGATCGAGACGCTCTACTCGGGCCTCGCGCAGGGCCTCGGCGCCGAGCTGATCTTCGCGGCCTTCGCCTACCGCCGCTTCGGGCTCCCGACGGCGATGCTCGCGGGCATCGGCGCGGCCGTCGCCGCCTGGACCCTCGAGCTCTTCCTCTCGGCGAACCTCGCGAAGGGGCCCGAGTTCCTCGGCATCTACCTGGGCAGCGTCGTGGTCTCCGGCGCGCTGCTCGCCGGCCTCGTCGGCTGGCTGCTGACCCGCGCGCTCGCCGCCACGGGCGTGCTCGACCGCTTCGCCGCAGGCCGCGCGCGCCGCGCGTGACCGGCTCCCGCATCCGCGCCCGCGGATGGGGATGGCAGCACGCGGGCCGCAGGGCCCCCGCCGTCGCCGGGCTCGACCTCGACGTCGAGCCCGGCGAGCGGATCCTCCTCCTCGGCCCCTCCGGCGCGGGCAAGTCGACCCTCCTCGCCGCGCTCGCCGGCGTCCTCGGCGGGCACGACGAGGGCGACGAGACGGGCGAGCTCGCCGTCGACGGCGCGCATCCCTCGCGGCTGCGCGGCACGGCGGGCCTCGTGCTGCAGGACCCGGAGGCGAACACGATCCTGTCGCGGGTCGGCGACGACGTCGCCTTCGGCTGCGAGAACCTCGCGGTGCCGCGCGACGAGATCTGGCGGCGCGTCGCCGAGGCGCTCGACGCCGTCGGCCTCGACGTCGCGCTCGACCGCTCCACCGCGGCGCTCTCCGGGGGCCAGCGGCAGCGGCTCGCGCTCGCGGGCGTGCTCGCGATGCGCCCGGGGCTCCTCCTGCTCGACGAGCCGACCGCGAACCTCGACGCCGAGGGCGTCGTGGAGGTGCGCGACGCCGTCGCGCGCGTCGCGGCCGAGACCGGCGCGACGCTCGTCGTCGTCGAGCACCGCGTCGAGACCTGGCTGCCCGTCGTCGACCGCGTCGTCGTGCTGGAGCCCGGCGGCGGTGCCATGGCCGACGGCGCGCCGGACGCCGTGCTCGGGGCCCACGGCGCCGCCCTCGCCGACCGAGGCGTCTGGGTGCCGGGCGCGCCCGTCGACGTGCCGCGCCCGCCGCGTCGGCCCGGTGAGGCGCTGCTGCGGGCCGAGGGTCTGCGATCCGGCAGGCGCGCCGCCGTCCACGCGCCCGTCGCGCTCGAGCCTCGCCGCGGGGGAGGCGCTCGTCGTCACCGGCCCGAACGGCGCGGGCAAGTCCACGCTCGCCCTCACGCTCGCCGGCCTCCTGCCGCCCGTCGAGGGCGCGGTGCTCGCCTCGCCCGCGCTGCGCGGCCCGGACCTCACGGAGCCCGCGCCGATCCGCTGGCGCCCGCGGCAGCTCGCGACGCGCATCGGCACGGTGCTCCAGCAGCCCGAGCACCAGTTCGTCGCCGCGCGCGTGCACGACGAGGTCGCGGCGGGCCTGCGGGCGCTGCGACGTCCCGCGGCCGAGGTCGACGCCGCCGTGGACGCCCTCCTCTCGGCCCTCCGCCTCGAGCACCTGCGCGACGCCAACCCCTTCACGCTCTCCGGCGGCGAGCAGCGGCGGCTGTCGGTCGCGACCGTGCTCGCGCCCGCGCCACGCCTCTGCGTGCTCGACGAGCCCACCTTCGGGCAGGACCGCCGCACCTGGGCGGAGCTCGTGCGCCTCATTGCCTCGCTCGTCGACGAGCGCGGCTGCGCGGTCGTCGCGGTCACGCACGACGCCGACGTCGTGCGCGTGCTCGGCGACCGCGTGCTGCGGCTGGAGGCCGGATCGGGCGCCGAGGGCGCCGGACCGACGGGGGAGGGCGCATGAGGCTCCTCGACCGCGTGAACCCCGTGACGCCCTTCGCCGCCGCGGTGCTCTACTCCCTCCCGATGCTGCTCACGGTCGACGTCGTGAGCGCCGCCGTCGCGCTCGGCGCGTGGCTCGTGCTCTTCGCCGCGGCCGGGATCGGGCCCCGCACCGTGCTCCGCCGCTCCTGGCCGCTGCTCGTCGCCGCGCCGCTCTCGGCCGTGAGCATGCTGCTCTACGCCGAGCCCTCGGGGCGCGTCCACGCGCAGGTGTGGCTCGCGACCATCAGCGACGGCTCGATCGAGCTGGCGCTCGCGATCCTCCTGCGCGTGCT
This genomic interval carries:
- a CDS encoding ECF transporter S component; this translates as MTTTAPAATTAARPRTSRWRVVDIVVAAVLGVATGLLFVVWNGVGGAWFGIMDAVTPGFGGLAVGIWLIGAVLGGLIIRKPGAALFVELLAATVSTLLGSQWSIETLYSGLAQGLGAELIFAAFAYRRFGLPTAMLAGIGAAVAAWTLELFLSANLAKGPEFLGIYLGSVVVSGALLAGLVGWLLTRALAATGVLDRFAAGRARRA
- a CDS encoding ABC transporter ATP-binding protein, which gives rise to MRRCCGPRVCDPAGAPPSTRPSRSSLAAGEALVVTGPNGAGKSTLALTLAGLLPPVEGAVLASPALRGPDLTEPAPIRWRPRQLATRIGTVLQQPEHQFVAARVHDEVAAGLRALRRPAAEVDAAVDALLSALRLEHLRDANPFTLSGGEQRRLSVATVLAPAPRLCVLDEPTFGQDRRTWAELVRLIASLVDERGCAVVAVTHDADVVRVLGDRVLRLEAGSGAEGAGPTGEGA
- a CDS encoding DUF3097 family protein — its product is MATDWGSWGGDVLSAEAKAARQAPPPDRVPATRGLVVERHDGFVGAVLRVEGGHVHLEDRRGRARLFPMGRGFLLDGVEVELVAPVARAAAPARTASGSRAVADHRARVALPSRILVEGTHDAELVEQVWGHDLRVEGVVVEPLHGVDDLAAVVAAFAPTAERRLGVLVDHLVPGSKESRIAEAVQRGPHGAHVRVVGHPFIDIWQAVKPARLGIAGWPEVPRGEDWKQGTLRRLGMPNGDQESVARAWQRIRSRVRDWNDLDPALLARVEELIDFVTTSRH
- the gatB gene encoding Asp-tRNA(Asn)/Glu-tRNA(Gln) amidotransferase subunit GatB, which produces MKDRLMDFDAALERYEPVLGFEVHVELGTRTKMFSAAPNPAHPDHHDAAPNTLIDPLSLGLPGSLPVVNEEAVRYSISLGLALGCEIAESSRFARKNYYYPDVPKNYQISQYDEPIAFEGSVEVQLADGRLVTIPIERAHMEEDAGKLTHVGGATGRIQGAEYSLVDYNRAGVPLVEIVTKPIFGAEHDAPELAKAYVAAIRDIVLALGISEARMERGNLRCDANVSLRPRGQERLGTRTETKNVNSLRSVERAVRYEIQRQAAILEAGGTIVQETRHWHEDTGRTSAGRPKSDADDYRYFPEPDLLPVQPERALVEQLRAALPEQPVARKRRLKAEWGFTDLELQDVVNADLLDAVEATVAAGAAPGAARKWWTGEIARLANERGVAATSLVSPAHVAELQRLVDEGSLTDRLARQALEGVVAGEGGPAEVVAARGLQVVSDEGALVAAVDEALAAQPDVLAKIRDGKAQAAGAVIGAVMKAMRGQADAARVREIVLERASS
- a CDS encoding SGNH/GDSL hydrolase family protein, which gives rise to MQEIRSFVAIGDSFTEGVGDELPDGSVRGWADFVAAGLATAQGRPIRYANLAIRGRKLGGILSEQLDAAIALAPDAISLNGGGNDILRPRVSIDEVGAALADAAHRIAAAGIRPILLSGGNPSEVMPIGAVFQRRGDALARAVESRVADLDAPYVDNWSDPELRSPRFWSQDRLHLNAAGHAHAATNVLRALGVDAPPHWRDLTALSTAEGRRTTAYYREFVVPWIGRRLTGRSSGDGRGPKLAQLVEVAPLPSLG
- a CDS encoding LLM class F420-dependent oxidoreductase, producing MDFRIFTEPQQGASYDELLAVALRTEQLGFDGFFRSDHYLRMGDGDPGYGPTDAWTSLAGLARDTERVRLGTLVSSVTYRPPGILAVQAANVDQMSGGRAELGLGTGWFEQEHRAYGIPFPARRFDLLEEQLAIVTGMWETPAGARFSFEGEHYAIEDSPALPKPVQERLPVIVGGLGERRTPRLAAQFADEHNLPFPAFDRVRPLFAALDEAIERAERTRPVVRSVALVACLGDDEATLRRRAAAIGREPDELRAHGLAGSGQELQDRLGALAADGVERVYLQVLDLRDLEHLDALAALVL
- a CDS encoding GlsB/YeaQ/YmgE family stress response membrane protein; amino-acid sequence: MGILGWIVLGLIAGAIAKLILPGRQGGGWLITLILGVVGALLGGWIGSAIFNVGLEGFFDLTTWLLAIGGSIIVLLIWGLITRNRGKSRA